The following are from one region of the Pseudazoarcus pumilus genome:
- the argF gene encoding ornithine carbamoyltransferase has translation MSTLKHFLQFRDLSRDEYDYLFERARWIKDKFKRYEPYHPLFDRTLVMIFEKASTRTRLSFEAGMHQLGGTAIYLNTRDSQLGRGEPVEDAAQVVSRMSDLVMIRTFEQEIIERFAAYSRVPVINGLTNEYHPCQILADIFTYIEHRGPIQGKTVAWIGDSNNMCNTWLQAAEVLGFNVHVSTPPGYEVEPERANLYGTDHFEEFADPIDACRGADLVTTDVWTSMGFEAENEQRMKAFADWCVDADMMAVARPDALFMHCLPAHRGEEVTAEVIDGPHSVVWDEAENRLHAQKALMEYLLLGRVDS, from the coding sequence ATGAGTACGCTCAAGCATTTCCTGCAGTTCCGTGACCTCTCGCGCGACGAATACGACTACCTGTTCGAGCGCGCGCGCTGGATCAAGGACAAGTTCAAGCGCTACGAGCCCTATCACCCGCTGTTCGATCGCACGCTGGTGATGATCTTCGAGAAGGCCAGCACGCGTACGCGTCTGTCCTTCGAGGCCGGCATGCACCAGCTCGGCGGCACGGCCATCTACCTGAATACGCGCGACTCGCAACTGGGCCGCGGCGAGCCGGTCGAAGACGCTGCGCAGGTGGTCTCGCGCATGAGTGATCTGGTGATGATCCGCACCTTCGAGCAGGAGATCATCGAGCGTTTCGCCGCCTATTCGCGCGTGCCGGTGATCAACGGCCTGACCAACGAATACCACCCGTGCCAGATCCTGGCCGACATCTTCACCTACATCGAGCACCGCGGCCCCATCCAGGGCAAGACCGTGGCGTGGATCGGCGACTCCAACAACATGTGCAACACCTGGCTGCAGGCAGCCGAGGTGCTGGGCTTCAACGTGCACGTGTCGACGCCGCCGGGCTACGAGGTCGAGCCCGAGCGCGCCAACCTCTACGGCACCGACCACTTCGAGGAATTCGCCGACCCCATCGACGCCTGCCGCGGCGCCGACCTGGTGACCACCGATGTGTGGACCTCGATGGGCTTCGAGGCCGAGAACGAGCAGCGTATGAAGGCCTTCGCCGACTGGTGCGTGGATGCCGACATGATGGCCGTGGCCAGGCCCGACGCGCTGTTCATGCACTGCCTGCCGGCGCACCGCGGCGAGGAAGTCACGGCCGAGGTCATCGATGGCCCGCATTCGGTGGTGTGGGACGAGGCTGAAAACCGGCTACATGCCCAGAAAGCACTCATGGAATATCTGCTGCTGGGGCGGGTCGACTCGTAG
- a CDS encoding NeuD/PglB/VioB family sugar acetyltransferase: MQSSTVVIIGAGGHGQTIAEALFAATRAGHPVRAAGFLDDTPELRGTTVAGLPVLGPLSHAKDVECDAFIVGIGDNRARKRIFDELRAAALTVHTVIHPTAVIATTAHIGEGTYIGANALIGAASAIGDDTIINGAGCVGHHNRIGAHAHLGPGVNAAGHVIIGDGCEIGTGANFLPDASVGAWSTVMGGALVAGSFEGGALIGGAPARLLRRLDTGERSEVS; this comes from the coding sequence ATGCAATCGAGCACAGTCGTGATCATCGGCGCGGGCGGACATGGCCAGACCATCGCTGAAGCGCTGTTCGCGGCCACGCGTGCCGGGCACCCGGTGCGCGCCGCCGGCTTTCTCGACGACACGCCCGAACTGCGCGGAACGACGGTCGCAGGGCTGCCCGTGCTCGGCCCCCTGTCGCACGCCAAGGACGTCGAATGTGACGCCTTCATCGTCGGCATCGGCGACAACCGCGCGCGCAAACGCATCTTCGACGAACTGCGCGCTGCGGCACTGACCGTGCACACCGTCATCCACCCGACCGCCGTCATCGCGACGACCGCCCATATCGGGGAAGGCACGTATATTGGCGCGAATGCACTGATCGGCGCGGCCAGCGCGATCGGCGACGACACCATCATCAACGGCGCCGGCTGCGTCGGTCACCACAACCGCATTGGCGCCCACGCACACCTGGGACCTGGCGTGAATGCGGCCGGCCACGTCATCATCGGCGACGGCTGCGAAATCGGCACCGGTGCCAACTTCCTGCCCGACGCCTCGGTCGGGGCATGGAGCACGGTCATGGGCGGGGCACTGGTGGCCGGCAGCTTCGAGGGCGGAGCTCTGATCGGCGGGGCGCCCGCACGCCTGTTGCGGCGTCTGGACACCGGCGAACGAAGCGAGGTTAGCTGA
- a CDS encoding aspartate aminotransferase family protein, whose protein sequence is MSHVMNTYARMPVAFTHGEGAWLFDETGKRYLDALSGIAVSTLGHNHPRLVRAIAGQAACVLHTSNLYRIPLQEELADRLAAMSGMDEVFFCNSGCEANEAAIKLARMYGHKREVANPTIIVMEGAFHGRTMATLSATGNRKSQAGFEPLVSGFVRVPYRDIDAIRKVAEHNPNIVAVFLEIIQGEGGINIADEAFQRELRTVCDEREWLLMCDEVQCGMGRTGKWFGFQHAGIAPDVITLAKGLGSGVPIGACISAGRAKGLFGPGNHGSTFGGNPLACAAALETLAVIDDEGLMGRAVEIGEFIRNGIAQGLEGVAGVRDIRGRGLMIGIELDRPCGVLVAQALEAGLLINVTSERVVRLLPPLTFGREEANALLERLVPLLRDFLRQN, encoded by the coding sequence ATGTCGCACGTGATGAACACCTACGCCAGGATGCCGGTCGCCTTCACGCATGGCGAGGGCGCGTGGCTGTTCGACGAAACCGGCAAGCGCTATCTCGATGCGCTGTCGGGCATCGCGGTGTCGACCCTGGGCCACAACCATCCGCGCCTGGTGCGCGCGATCGCCGGCCAGGCCGCGTGCGTGCTGCACACCTCGAATCTGTACCGCATTCCCTTGCAGGAAGAACTCGCTGACCGTCTGGCCGCGATGTCGGGCATGGACGAGGTGTTCTTCTGCAATTCCGGCTGCGAGGCCAACGAGGCCGCGATCAAGCTCGCGCGCATGTACGGCCACAAGCGCGAGGTCGCCAACCCCACGATCATCGTCATGGAAGGCGCCTTCCACGGCCGCACCATGGCGACGCTGTCGGCCACCGGCAACCGCAAGTCGCAGGCCGGCTTCGAACCGCTGGTGTCGGGCTTCGTGCGCGTGCCCTACCGCGACATCGACGCCATCCGCAAGGTGGCCGAGCACAATCCGAACATCGTTGCCGTGTTCCTCGAGATCATCCAGGGCGAGGGCGGCATCAACATCGCCGACGAGGCCTTCCAGCGCGAACTGCGCACCGTGTGCGACGAGCGCGAGTGGCTGTTGATGTGCGACGAGGTGCAATGCGGCATGGGGCGCACCGGCAAGTGGTTCGGCTTCCAGCACGCGGGCATCGCGCCGGACGTGATCACGCTGGCCAAGGGCCTGGGTTCGGGCGTGCCGATCGGCGCGTGTATTTCCGCCGGCCGCGCCAAGGGCCTGTTCGGGCCGGGCAACCATGGCTCGACTTTCGGCGGCAATCCGCTCGCCTGCGCCGCCGCGCTCGAGACGCTGGCGGTCATCGACGACGAGGGCCTGATGGGCAGGGCCGTCGAGATCGGCGAGTTCATCCGCAACGGCATTGCGCAGGGGCTCGAGGGCGTGGCCGGAGTGCGCGACATTCGTGGCCGCGGCCTGATGATCGGCATCGAACTGGACCGGCCGTGCGGCGTACTCGTCGCGCAGGCGCTGGAAGCCGGGTTGCTGATCAACGTCACCAGCGAGCGCGTGGTGCGTCTGCTGCCGCCGCTGACCTTCGGCCGCGAAGAGGCGAACGCGCTGCTCGAGCGGCTGGTGCCGCTGCTCCGCGACTTCCTGCGGCAGAACTGA
- the murJ gene encoding murein biosynthesis integral membrane protein MurJ yields the protein MNLLRALATVSSMTLLSRVLGFVRDFVIARSFGAGATTDAFFVAFRLPNILRRMFAEGAFSQAFVPILAEYRRQRGDAEALTLTSRVATVLGLAVTAISAFGVFAAPVLVYISAPGFAADADKFALTVEMTRITAPYILFMSLVALAGGVLNTWSRFAIPAFTPVLLNLSFIIMALFAAPWFDPPVLALAWAVFIGGVLQLALQIRPLAKIGMLPRFDLKWSDPGVQRVLKLMLPAMLAVSVAQISLFINTIFASFLQSGSVSWLYYADRLMEFPAGLLGAALGTILLPGLSRLNADGRTEEFSSMLDWGLRLTLMLTLPAALALAVLAAPLISTLFQHGAFTPEDVLHTRTALIAYSVGLTGLIAVKILAPGFYARQDVRTPVKFALITLAATQVMNVIFIVPLQHTGLALSIGLAALLNAALLYRGLRVRGAFTPLPGWGGFVARLAIALVVLGAALWWGMGETHTWLAYTALERIAHLAALVAGGIAVYFATLFALGFRLSDFRKHVAH from the coding sequence ATGAACCTTCTCCGCGCCCTCGCCACGGTCAGCAGCATGACGTTGCTCTCGCGTGTTCTCGGCTTCGTGCGCGACTTCGTGATTGCCCGCAGCTTCGGTGCGGGCGCGACCACCGACGCCTTCTTCGTCGCCTTCCGACTGCCCAACATCCTGCGGCGCATGTTCGCCGAGGGCGCGTTCTCGCAGGCCTTCGTACCCATCCTGGCCGAGTACCGCCGACAGCGCGGCGACGCCGAGGCGCTGACGCTGACCAGCCGGGTGGCCACCGTGCTGGGGCTGGCCGTCACGGCGATCTCGGCCTTCGGCGTGTTCGCCGCCCCGGTGCTGGTGTACATCTCTGCGCCCGGCTTCGCGGCAGACGCCGACAAGTTCGCGCTGACCGTCGAGATGACGCGCATCACCGCACCCTACATCCTGTTCATGTCGCTGGTGGCGCTGGCCGGCGGCGTGCTCAACACCTGGAGCCGCTTCGCGATCCCGGCCTTCACGCCGGTGCTTCTCAACCTGTCCTTCATCATCATGGCGCTGTTCGCGGCACCCTGGTTCGACCCGCCGGTGCTGGCGCTGGCCTGGGCGGTGTTCATCGGCGGCGTGCTTCAACTCGCGCTGCAGATCCGCCCACTGGCGAAGATCGGCATGCTGCCGCGCTTCGACCTGAAGTGGTCCGACCCCGGCGTGCAGCGCGTGCTCAAGCTCATGCTCCCTGCGATGCTGGCGGTGTCCGTTGCGCAGATCTCGCTGTTCATCAACACCATCTTCGCCTCCTTCCTGCAAAGCGGCAGCGTGTCGTGGCTGTACTACGCCGACCGCCTGATGGAATTCCCCGCCGGCCTGCTGGGCGCGGCGCTCGGCACCATCCTGCTGCCGGGCCTGTCCAGACTAAACGCCGACGGCAGGACCGAGGAATTCTCGTCCATGCTCGACTGGGGGCTGCGCCTGACCCTGATGCTCACGCTGCCCGCGGCGCTGGCGCTGGCCGTGCTCGCGGCACCGCTGATCTCCACGCTGTTCCAGCACGGCGCATTCACGCCCGAGGACGTGCTGCACACGCGCACCGCGCTGATCGCCTACAGCGTCGGCCTGACCGGGCTGATCGCCGTCAAGATCCTCGCGCCCGGCTTCTATGCGCGTCAGGACGTACGCACTCCGGTCAAGTTCGCGCTGATCACGCTGGCCGCCACGCAGGTGATGAACGTGATCTTCATCGTGCCGCTGCAGCACACCGGGCTGGCGCTGTCGATCGGCCTGGCCGCGCTGCTCAACGCCGCCCTGCTCTACCGGGGCCTGCGCGTTCGCGGCGCCTTCACGCCACTGCCGGGCTGGGGCGGCTTCGTCGCGCGTCTCGCGATCGCACTGGTAGTGCTCGGCGCCGCGCTGTGGTGGGGCATGGGCGAGACCCACACCTGGCTCGCCTACACCGCGCTCGAGCGCATCGCCCACCTGGCCGCGCTGGTCGCCGGCGGCATCGCGGTGTACTTTGCAACCCTGTTCGCGCTGGGCTTTCGCCTGAGCGATTTCCGCAAACACGTTGCGCACTGA
- the rpsT gene encoding 30S ribosomal protein S20: protein MANSAQARKRARQAVKARGHNASLRSRLRTAIKAVRKAVADGDKAAAQTVFSTSMSTIDSIADKNIIHKNKASRHKSRLSAAVKSMAA from the coding sequence ATGGCCAACTCGGCACAAGCCCGCAAGCGCGCCCGCCAGGCCGTCAAGGCCCGCGGCCACAACGCCAGCCTTCGCTCGCGTCTGCGTACCGCCATCAAGGCCGTGCGCAAGGCCGTCGCCGATGGCGACAAGGCTGCAGCGCAGACGGTTTTCAGCACCTCGATGAGCACCATCGACAGCATCGCGGACAAGAACATCATCCACAAGAACAAGGCTTCGCGGCACAAGAGCCGCCTGTCGGCTGCAGTCAAGTCGATGGCTGCCTGA